The genomic DNA ggacatgacaggtcgagcaggtgtcattgatttccggcaaaaagtgcctggcgaccgccggactgataaaggtgttcgtctgcaggcggcgtagcagtcgttcgtccgttttctccaaaccgcgtgcggggtccgggttgaggcggcgcgaagcccggaaacgagccaaaatttcgcgaaagcgggtcaggttggtattgccagattccgtctcgggacatggaggggcaacgggccggacaggagaagcgcgggcagcggcatttgccgcctcgttgccgggcaggcccgagtggcctggggtgcagactatacgaatgggatgagggttaaagcgccaagaggctgcctgtagtaggctagccgccagcggggcaatggaaccctgaaggtactgaaaacaggccgagcgcgagtccgtcaggatggtgcgtgaggcagggtgagaggcggccaaagctatggcaacctcttcagcgtgcgttactgtgtctgctcgaaaggagaggccataaacgtgtttgccctctgtaatcacggcagccgtaaagtacccgagggggagggacccgagacgtcctcgtagaaaacaccaggacgatcggagtgtcgcgtacgaagggccgcggcgcgtgctagtctacggccgggatgaaggtcggggttcatattacggggtagaggttccactcatagcttttgacgccagagctctggtattggctgcagagggtcttagtcagatatcgggttaaggccaagtctgtgtagaagacggcgccctgaaggcgtctgcgacagtcgattgatttggttaacgcgatgagcatcgcgcatctctgcaaaggtgttgtgtacctacagagccgcgaatcggctgttggaagttagGCTATAGAtcgctcgcgtttttctaacgtagcgtcgctgtacccatCGGGTTCGCGTCAATGCTACaatggagtataatgggcccttcatgatgcgctcgcgctcGTTGTGCTAGCTctacctataccaaatttggtgttacgtgacgtcaatgaatgacaaaatatatgactggtctaaacataataatcctgaccggcgtgtcatgtaagagcatcacaacctaccacgctcatagcgtgctcaccaccgtttcgctagctccacatatactaaatttggtatcctgtgacgtcaatagatgacgaatgtaaacgacacatccaaacatgatagtcatgacacggaagtcatagaAGGCATCATTTGCCTTCAACTCgtcacgttgtgctgatttcaaagtgacatattaacctttctcattcatgcttggCATTTCATCAATTCCCCTTGTACGTAGGATCGGCCAACTTTTATCAGCAATGTAACGACCAGGTCTTGCAAAAGTATTGTAAAGCCTGTTGATATGCGTTCTTGTGCAAGTTACACTACGCTTGTTCACTGCGCACACGCTTACGTGCTTGCCGCCGTGCTTCAGGTGTTCGAATAAGTTTCGGGCCCACTTGCTATAAGAATAGTTGATATCAATTGATCACAATGTTTACTATACTGACACCATTGGTGCTGATGGTGCAAGTTGTGATATTATACGCGTAGGCTTCAGACACAAGTGCGACCGCTCTGTGCTAAGTTTTGCGTTCGTTCAGAACACGAGCTGTGGGTGGAGTGGGCCACTTGACGTTGATAGTATATAATTAAAAGTGCCAGAGCTAGTagacaagaaagtgttgcaaaCAAAGGCCAGCAGTTATTCACTAAAAGCTGTGTGCATCAGTTGCGCATAACTTCAAAAGTCTTGCCGTATCAATATTACTGGTTTTATCTACGTACAATACAGCTTTCTTTTATCTCTTTTTATTGTGTGCTCCCTTTTGTTCATGCGCGGTTGCACCACGAGGCAGCACCGACTGACCCAACTTCCCACACCTCTGCATACAATATGCGCTTGACGACCATACGCAGATCTGGCGCCGCTGGTGATCGCGTTGTGCCTGCTCCTGCTGCCAATGTGGATAGTTCTAACACGACGCAACACCGTCTCCCGGGAAGTGCTGCGCATCGGGTGACTGCCATTTATTATCGCACTCACGGTCTCGAGGTAAGTGAGCAGGGAACGCACCCATTGCTTATCAGGAAAGCGAGTGTTACACTCGAAGCTTTTGCGTTAATTCAGGTGAAATTTCTTCCCGTAATCTAGGTCTAAATCGGCCTTCCTTGCTGTTACTTTTGCTATGCTGTCTACCAACGCCATTGCATAGCATTGGCAGCAGGCCCTactgcggagttctagttgctGAGTAAATCAGCTGCTGACtggcaggtcgtgggatcgattgccggctgcggtggctgcattgtcGGTGAAGCCGAAAATGCAGAAGGCCCACGTGCTGATATTTCtatgcacgtaaaagaaccccaggtggtggataTTTTTTGAGTCCTCCCCTGCAgagtctctaataatcatatggtggttttggggctcTGGATACCACATATCATTCAAGCATTTGCAGCAGTCTCTAGGTTATTCTGTACGAAACCATTTTATGGGTTCATTCTATGTTGTTTTGTTCTCTATTTCTTTTTAGGTATTGTATGTAGCAATTTAATGTGTCTTCTACCTGCAATGATGTGGCATTCGATAAAAAAATtgttaataaatgaataaacccTGAAATAACTAAACAAAACGGGTAAAAAATAAAAGCACAATAAACGAAAGTAAATAAAAGTAAAAGCAGTCCACATTTCAGATATTCAACATTTGCCTTGTCACCTCTAATACTGTGTTGTAAACAAGGATGATTGAATAGAATTTCGTAATAGCAATGTGAATTATTCTAAGAGGCTCCAAGTTTAATTACCCGACAATTTTTAAAGCTCTTCGTACGAAACCTCCTTAATAGAAGTTGCTAGCAACATTTATTGCCAATGGGTTTTTGCAGCTTCGGTGGGTACATCCTGGATTACGCAGTCTTCGCTTATCCGCCAATCGCCCTGCACCTGTCTGCAGTAAATGGTGAGTCAAGCTATTCAAACACTGGAATCCGCCACATTCTACGCGATGTCTTTAAACAACTACTTTCGCAGCCGTGTACGAGGCTGCACCATAGGTTCGGGGCTTGAATTGAAACTGTCTCCCGGTGATAACTTGAGAGGGaaataattgaataaataaatggcGAATATGTAGTGCCTCTTGTATTTTTACAATATGCCAGCCAGATGTGCCAGGTCTAGCCCTTCGCTGCCATCTCCAGCTCTTGCCCATCGCCAAGCTTCGGCATGTTCTATGCGGTTATGGGGGAGATAGCCCATCATGTAGCGCCTCACTACGCAAATCATAcgaaatagggagttttagtgctgaatacgcaagctcttggggcgttgcgggcttGGGGACGCGCGGCAttgcgtacccaacccatacccaactgtATTGCCTTATAGAGGCGCACACGCAAACGCAAGcagcacgaaggtcacacgcggtcgcagcgccatagcgttgtgtcgcgtaagtaattgaattatttttatgatttaaaatgttaaatgaAACATACTTAGTGAACAGGACACTTTTTGTATCATGCACAGTATCCTGGTAGACGCAAAAAGTATAAAAAgcaaggttactgtaacgacagtgtcgacatcttgtgacacttgtGCAACCACAgccatgaacatgttagcttacgcgtaatatttttgaggtgaaaagaataaaaaggttactcatgtgtaatattgtcgctgcgcagtttttgtgccagatgtacaatgcacaatgtttatgcaataacaatgttgggattgtctgtttcactatgggcCTGATAGATGGCgtcacctattcagctggtcagGGGTATGGCATAATTTTAGTttttatgttccaggccattctaacTTTGGTAagctggctgaaaccgtgtaatcgctataagtgctcgcactttggcttactTTAACTCGatggctagagtatccgcagcaCGAATAcggtgagttcttgcgaaggcggccgatccatgccGTCCGACATTTCGCGCCTTTGTGCCATGCTATTTCTTTAGcggctagccactataatatttgtgCTTAAAACTTAGaagtcaaagtggtggctctggccagcctcggctttgctcgccttgaaggtaacatgatgcaccagcatgtgcgccggggcagcttatctctgctaggaggccagtggtggcagcgttgtttatggccgcgcggacgcttggccccatcgccccagcggtcttgcgacgcatctgtttgtttagtgctgggtacccaagtggcttgcgtacccaggacgttggggcggcggtattgcgcatgcgtgaACCCCCAAACAGATgtgtcgcaagatcgctggggcgatgcgtCCGTGCTGCCATAAACAACGTTGTCGCCAATGGCCTCCCAGCggagataacttgccctggcgcatcatgttacccgTGATGTAACTCACCTTTAGGGCGAGCCAAGCCGAGACTGACCAGAGCCACTAGCTTGACAAAATTATTATAGCACAAAGGCGCTAAATCTTGGtcagcatggatcggccgccttcTAAGATGCCGCCTACGGTGAAGCAGCGCAAGTTTTCACTTCACGCCCCAGGTGGACATTTTTCTGTTGCGTGAGGTACTGGCGGTAGATCAATAGTGATTAAattgtttcagccagattaccaaagctagaatgcgCTAGTACATACAAGCCAAAAACGTGCGAGCCCCCAACCAGcttaataggtggcgccatctagcggggGGCATAGTAAAGTAGGCAATCACAAAACTGTtactgcagaaacattgtgcgTTGCACGTCTTGTGCAAAAAAACGCCAGCAGCGTGATTAAATTAgagttacctttttaatcattttcagTTCGAAAAAATTTACGCGTAAGCCAACGTGTTTGAGACTGTGGTTGGAtaaagtgtcacaagatgtcgacaccatcgttacagtaaccttgtatttttaaTCTTTTTGCatataccaggatactgtacacgaTAAAAAAAAGTATCGTGATTTTGTCGCATCGGCGATCCAAAAATATGTAAGttaaatgcagttagcatcaccatttatggttcGCGTAAACGTATAGGCATACatgtttacgtacgtacgtaaacatCTAAGTATGAGGAGCTGAAAACGTTGGAAGACACGCGTTTCGGTAACGCGGTAAATGCaaaccggtatccggtaacacgttaaagtaaagaagtatacgtacaaagTAAAATTTACACAAACTTAAAAGTTACACCATTGCTCTGTTGTCGCGTTTGTCGGACTACGACCGGCCATCCGGATTGCTTGGCTTCGACGGTGCCGGCTTCAGTTGCAACTACggcaaacacaaaaaaatgtatttagTGCTGAAAGCTGtcaaaataattaaaaataatttattgaAAGTAATTCACTCCATTTACCTATGCACGTCAAATTTACCACtttaaattgtaaaaaaataattaaaacatACTTACGTGACCGGACGGTATGTTGCAAcgagcgcgtgtgaccttcgtgcggcacGCGTTTGCGTGCGCGcaaccgtggcgccaactaaaaggcattccagttgggcatgggttgggtacgcaacgccgcgcgctcccaagcccgcaacgccctaagagaatgcgtacccagcactaaaactctctattgttttGTTCGGTTGTGTACAAATCCCGGGGTGGTGTCTTACATTCCTGGTGTTCACAATGTTGGCGCTTACGCTGCTTCTGTAAATGCTACGGTGTTCTGAGGTAGCATGTCGGCGTTCATGGCGCAATGTAAGCAAACAATGGGGAAGCATCATTACGAGACTACTTCATGCACTGACTTGAAGAGTACCATGAGGTGGCATCGGCAAGGTTCTGAGCCACAAACGTAGGAGCAATAGCAAATATGATAGAAATATAATATTCGAGACATAAAGGTGTCCACTATACCTACGAGGAAAAGTGCTTGAACGCACGTGTGGCGCCAGCAGCTGCACGTGTGGCGACACACCACGAACATTCTCCGAACTAAGGTAAACCGATGGCTTCCGTTGAGGAGCACGCATTTGCACTGGCtataaaagaaaagaaggaggCATTGGCCATTTCTTCCTTCATAGAATAGGCTTTTACACGAAAGGTAAACTTATATTGACAGAGGTATCTAAACATTTACTGCGCATTTCCACAACAGGGAAGGAATGAAGGCGGCAGCAGCTAATTTAAGTTAACTTGAAGAATGGCATGCAGCTCAAAACTTGCCGCGCGCTGCTCAAGCAGAACAGGCGCACGAAACGAACATACAACAGGACGAGCACCAACTAAGAACTGTGTACTAGCTTCTCACTAGCTGCTCAGACACAAAGTAACACGCACAAAATGAACgctcaagtatacacaggacCAGTAAGAATCAGCAGCTCTCACATTTGTTGCTTCTTAATTTTTGAGCAGTGCACTCCTTTCGTAAAGACGGCCACTGCAGTGAGCGAATCGGCATTTGTGCTCTCCGTAACTTCAACAGAAACTAGCGGTGAAACGTTTAAATCACCCGCATCAAGGTCACGCCTGCACGAGCGGCAATTAACGTATTGCAGAGGCGTGCTCACTCGTGCGGACCATAAGAACACATTCAGAGGAAGAGCGATGACTTCTAAAGTAATATCTAAAGCGCACATTTCTCGCTATCTCGCCAGTTATTAAATGTGAACACGCTGAAGTGCCACCGAGCTATGATCACCGTCAACAGAAAATAACGTACACAAATAGCTCACCATTAGTGTGCTGATTAATGCGCGTTCCGTGTTAGAGTCGCTTCACTCCGCATATTGCGGAGCTATATATAGGTGTCATAGGTGTGACTAGTGGTGACTGAACAAtttgttcttttcttcgaatTTTTCTTGGTcatctgtgtgtgtatgtttcACAACGTATTACCCTCGATAGAAAGGCGTGAGTAGAGCGGTGGTGTACCCCAGCGTAAAACATTTACGTGtaagaagttcgtttcggatcGCGATCGAACCAACCTAGAAATACTATTCTCCGCATGTCTGATTGTTACCGATTGCAGCGCTGGGCGGCAACCTGGCGGCCGTGTTTAGCTGCAGCTTGTCCAGCTACCTGAACCGGCTGACGCCACTGGGAGACATACCGTTCGGGGAACACGTCTGCGTGGGGCCCCTACAGATGTACTACCAGGGTGGGGAGATGGCCAACGTTGCCTACGTGCTCGTCGGCGTCGTGGTGCCCGGCCAGACGCTGTTCGCCGTGCTCTCTAGGATTCTGCGCTTCGGCAAGGTCTCCATGACCATCACCTTCTTCGCAGCCTATTGTGGTGCATCGCTAGGGCAGGTGGGTCCCCACCGACCATGTTGCGTAATTACGAAACGCGAAGGATTCACTTATTGTTTAGACACAGGAGGAAAAACATGATTATTCCGCACGCAACCATCAGGGCTACGAACAGCGCTGACAAACGCTCCCAGGTGTCGACGCACAAATACACCCGATATAGTAGACAGGAGGACAACTGCTGCTTTAGTTCAAATCGTTAGCATTGGACGCCTTATTTGATGGCTGAAGCTGCGGTCTCGGCGGGGCCcgtaggaaggaagaaaaaaggagggAGCATCATCACACGAGTGAAGCCCACCGTGTCGGCCCAACAAATGATCCAAATGTCAGAGCATGCGGTGGGATTTAATGACTTCGGTGGCGTTTCATTTTTGAACCTCCTGCGTGGGCCAGCTGGTGTGCACCAAACAAAAGGATTTAGAATTAAATCTGCCACGTGCTATACTCCCCAGTGCGCCGCAGTATCGGCAAGGATCGTTGTGTACTTGATCTTGGCGTGAAATGTCTAATGCTGGGCAGACACTGGTGGCTTCAAAACGGGTCGGCTTTGCAAAGGTGGCTCAATTACGTCATCCTTTCTTCTCGTATATGCCATTTAAAATTCTTTCTTTCAACTGATCAAAGGTCAATTCAAGATTGACACGCCGCACCTTCAATATTTGTCAGGTTATGATACCAGACACAGGAACTCACTAGCTGCAACTGTATTCACGACACGTTCCTAATTCTTTCTTTCCTAGAATTcactgtagccccgccgcggtggcctagttgctaaggtactcggctgctaacctgcaggtcgcgggatcaaatcccggctggggcggctgcatttccaatggaggcagaattgttgtaggcccgtttgctcagatttgggtacacgttaaagaaccccaggtggtcgaaatttccggagccctccactacgccgtctctcataagcataaggtggttttgggacgttaaaccccacatatcaatcagtattAACGGTAGTGGATTGGAACAAATAGCCCGGTAAAAGGTTGACGCAAGGTTAACTCTCGCAATTTGAATCTCACCTTCGGTTGGAAGCAATTGTTTTCTCTGGCTAGAATAATtttgtatgtttcttttttctctttcacctCGTGCTAACTCGTCTGTTAGAGCCTAAGAATGCTGGACTAACGCTTATTGCCCTTTAGTTTTGTTTATCAAAGCACACGTGCTAACGAAACCAGTCTTTCCCGTGTTATCTTTTTTAACTTGATGCACCTTTATAATGTACCAAGCTGCCAACATCGTGTACCTGATCAcagtatcaatcaatcataaaataagtaaataaatatacagatgtatacttaaataaataggtaaataaaaataaatattgaacTGGCAAGCCTATGTTCCAATTAAGGAAAAAAAGTACAGATAACTATCACCAAGTGGAACTATAAGTTGCAAGAAAACTGAAGCGTAGACATGTACGGAATCACTTTTTATTGTATCCGGTGCTGGTTAAGTTTAGCCCGGCGAAGAATTGCGCAGCCTAAGCACCAACAATAAGACTTGCTTTCAGAGGGAATCAAACCATGGCTTTGACTCACTTTGACCCTCCACGAGTCGTTGGCGTCATCTATTTGAGAAACTCGTAATTGCACTGTAGAGCGCCAAAAGGTGAATGGTTG from Rhipicephalus microplus isolate Deutch F79 unplaced genomic scaffold, USDA_Rmic scaffold_15, whole genome shotgun sequence includes the following:
- the LOC142784643 gene encoding solute carrier family 41 member 2-like, coding for MGFCSFGGYILDYAVFAYPPIALHLSAVNALGGNLAAVFSCSLSSYLNRLTPLGDIPFGEHVCVGPLQMYYQGGEMANVAYVLVGVVVPGQTLFAVLSRILRFGKVSMTITFFAAYCGASLGQVLVLLYLARLIVYHLWNWGVDPDNAAIPCLTGCGDFLGTGFLTMAYALLYYMGDKSAVREEELRSYVHVATHITAHASSTPSYGNSTLS